The sequence TACGAAAGCATGGCCGTACATTTTGATCAACTACCCACTGAAAATATGCGTCTTGCCTATGCGGGGTATGAGATAGAATTACAAGGGAAACGGGCCCAAGTCGCGCTCAAATTTAGTATTTTAGACGGTGATAGACAGCTGGGACATGGCCACAAAACCATGTTACTCAGTGGCTTGCGTGATTATGATCCACAAGCTATGCAACAAGTGTGTGATGATTATGCCCAAATCAAGTCGAGTTATGCCGCATAGTTTTGTAGCATTAGGGTTTTAAACAAGAAGCAACTCGCTATAACCACTCAAGGAGATTGGCATGCGCTGGGTCATCATGTTGGGTTTTTTACTGGTAAATCCATTGGCCATGAGCGCTATTCATGCGCAGTCAGATGAAGCTTGGCGTGCCCAAATTCAAACCCAACCCTTGTCCGAGGTAGTCATTGAACGCTCGCAAAGTTTTGCCGCCGAAGTCATCAGCCCCAATAAAACCCAATTAGCCAGCGAGCTGAATGCCCGTGTACTGCGTATCTATACACGCCCTGGTCAGCGCGTTCAGCAAGGCCAACCCTTAGTTGAACTCGATTGCCAAGACACCCAATTACAGGCTGAACGCTTGATAGCGCAACGCCAACAAAATCAAGCCTCACTGAGCCTAGCGCAAAGCACCCAAACACGCTTAGCGCAATTACAAAACCGCGACCTTGCCGCGCTGAGTCAATTAGACGAAGTGGCCGCACAGGTGCAACAACTCCAGGCACAAGGCGATATTTTAGCGGTGGAGCAACGACTCAATGCGCGTCAAATCGAGCGCTGCACGATTAAAGCGCCGTTTACCGGCAGTGTGCTCACGCATCATGTCGGTGAAGGCCAATGGGTCAATGTCGGTCATCCCCTGTTGGAATTGCTTCAAACTGAGCAGGCTGAAATTAGCACCCAGCTACCATTTAGTTGGCTACAATCGCTAGATCATACCAGGCCTGCTGATCTGAACGCCC comes from Thiomicrospira aerophila AL3 and encodes:
- a CDS encoding efflux RND transporter periplasmic adaptor subunit, translated to MRWVIMLGFLLVNPLAMSAIHAQSDEAWRAQIQTQPLSEVVIERSQSFAAEVISPNKTQLASELNARVLRIYTRPGQRVQQGQPLVELDCQDTQLQAERLIAQRQQNQASLSLAQSTQTRLAQLQNRDLAALSQLDEVAAQVQQLQAQGDILAVEQRLNARQIERCTIKAPFTGSVLTHHVGEGQWVNVGHPLLELLQTEQAEISTQLPFSWLQSLDHTRPADLNARLQVRGLDDLDLQLIRQAPHIDPNSRTVQVWFNAPTDLPIGLSGQVRLTHPQPFLPAQVIVQRGQAFGVFTLEDNQLRFRQLQGVQEGRPHTLPADWPDNLLIVTQGQQRLTREQAND